The Paenibacillus macerans genome includes a window with the following:
- a CDS encoding helix-turn-helix domain-containing protein, producing MFHVLVAEDEVWIRNGIVEMIERFGLDFKVVAQASDGMEAWNLINEVWPNVIITDIVMPELDGLSLLGKCDEYKLGIVPIVISGYENFAYARQAIRYGATEYLLKPVVAEDLRQALLRSLERLQSSVHLYEPLHQIQEFLGVMEVWDHQRLVSEAGRILGFIYKVKAANPGIRNGLLRIFSDKLNEQLRSIDPHHQNLELGEATGKPAAQAHFAHLLEQWSRRLNGASSGRKSFLGKRVSEYVQQNYAREITLAQIAEYTDLSVSRFCVLFKQHYGDSFINYLNKYRIEKAKQLLLEPDLKVYEVADMVGFSSLPYFNRLFKNLTDESPGEYRRSLGL from the coding sequence ATGTTCCATGTATTGGTTGCCGAGGATGAAGTTTGGATTCGCAACGGGATCGTGGAGATGATCGAGCGGTTTGGGCTTGATTTCAAAGTCGTGGCCCAGGCCAGCGACGGAATGGAGGCCTGGAATCTGATCAACGAAGTGTGGCCGAACGTCATTATCACCGATATCGTCATGCCGGAGCTCGACGGGTTGTCTCTGCTCGGCAAATGTGATGAATACAAGCTGGGCATCGTTCCGATCGTGATCAGCGGCTACGAGAACTTTGCCTATGCCCGGCAGGCGATCCGGTACGGAGCGACGGAATATTTGCTGAAACCGGTCGTGGCCGAGGATTTGAGACAAGCCTTGCTGCGCTCTTTGGAACGGCTGCAGAGCTCCGTGCACCTGTACGAGCCTCTCCATCAGATTCAGGAATTTCTGGGCGTGATGGAAGTGTGGGATCATCAACGTTTGGTTTCTGAAGCCGGCCGGATCCTTGGTTTCATCTATAAGGTGAAGGCTGCGAATCCGGGGATTCGAAACGGACTGCTCCGCATTTTCTCGGACAAGCTGAACGAGCAGCTAAGGAGTATCGATCCGCATCACCAAAACCTGGAGCTCGGGGAGGCGACGGGCAAACCCGCGGCACAAGCCCATTTTGCGCATTTGCTGGAGCAGTGGTCGCGCCGCTTGAACGGGGCCTCCTCCGGCCGGAAAAGCTTTCTGGGCAAGCGGGTGAGCGAATATGTTCAGCAAAATTACGCCAGGGAGATCACGCTCGCGCAAATCGCGGAGTATACCGATCTTAGCGTTTCCCGGTTTTGCGTGCTGTTCAAGCAGCATTACGGGGACTCTTTTATCAACTATTTGAACAAATACAGAATCGAGAAAGCAAAGCAGCTGCTGCTGGAACCGGATCTGAAAGTTTACGAGGTGGCCGATATGGTCGGGTTCTCCTCCTTGCCCTACTTCAACCGATTGTTCAAGAACCTGACGGACGAGTCGCCGGGTGAATACCGCAGGAGCCTGGGCTTATGA
- a CDS encoding anaerobic sulfatase maturase — translation MSGNCMTTRHSNIGVMWKTVSEDCNLACDYCYYSTCGGKPGPKINRIDSAILDKFIKNYMEHSQGAANFAWQGGEPLLAGLEFFEEVVYRQALHAPPHTIISNSLQTNATLINDRWASFFKTYNFLIGVSLDGPKEIHDARRVTSKGKGSFDRVMAGIEHLRKHQVDFNILTVIHKGNVGKAKELMAFYREHGFDYVQFIPCMDFRSQQVDQPGVYEITPGEYGDFLCEVFDEWYNGGDPQVSVRFFDNMLSVYINREAELCVHRAACPTSLVLEQNGDAFPCDFFINEQWTVGNVASASIADMLAHPNYERFHRMKPALPDKCRSCEWQRLCYGGCPRNRKWNAEGTESAPDFFCQSYKQIYAHAHEQMQEMGDKLRKELYSHNLQRYFAGKAPGRNEPCPCGSGKKHKACCGAI, via the coding sequence TTGTCGGGAAACTGCATGACAACCCGCCATTCCAACATCGGCGTGATGTGGAAAACCGTGTCGGAGGACTGCAATCTGGCGTGCGATTATTGTTATTACAGCACCTGCGGCGGTAAGCCGGGGCCAAAAATCAACCGGATCGATTCCGCCATTTTGGATAAATTCATCAAGAATTACATGGAGCACAGCCAAGGCGCCGCCAACTTTGCCTGGCAAGGCGGGGAACCGCTGCTGGCCGGGCTGGAGTTTTTCGAGGAAGTCGTTTATCGGCAAGCCCTGCACGCCCCGCCGCATACGATCATCAGCAACTCGCTGCAGACGAACGCCACGCTGATCAATGACCGCTGGGCTTCATTTTTTAAAACCTATAATTTTCTGATCGGCGTGAGCCTCGACGGCCCCAAGGAGATTCATGACGCCCGCCGGGTGACTTCCAAGGGCAAAGGCAGCTTCGACCGGGTTATGGCCGGCATCGAGCATTTGCGGAAGCACCAGGTCGATTTTAATATTTTGACGGTGATCCATAAAGGAAACGTAGGCAAAGCCAAGGAACTGATGGCGTTTTACCGGGAGCACGGCTTCGACTACGTCCAGTTCATCCCCTGCATGGATTTCCGTTCCCAGCAAGTGGACCAGCCCGGTGTCTACGAAATTACGCCGGGGGAATACGGCGACTTCCTCTGCGAAGTGTTCGACGAGTGGTACAATGGCGGCGACCCGCAGGTTTCCGTACGCTTCTTCGATAACATGCTGAGCGTTTACATTAACCGCGAAGCGGAGCTGTGCGTGCATCGGGCGGCATGTCCGACGAGCCTCGTGCTTGAGCAAAACGGCGATGCTTTTCCGTGCGATTTCTTCATCAATGAACAGTGGACCGTCGGCAATGTGGCCAGCGCTTCCATCGCCGACATGCTGGCCCATCCGAACTACGAGCGCTTCCACCGGATGAAGCCGGCTTTGCCGGACAAATGCCGGTCTTGCGAATGGCAGCGTTTATGCTACGGCGGCTGCCCGCGGAACCGTAAATGGAACGCTGAGGGAACCGAGTCCGCTCCGGATTTCTTCTGCCAAAGCTATAAGCAGATTTATGCCCATGCTCATGAGCAAATGCAGGAAATGGGCGATAAGCTGCGCAAGGAGCTTTACAGCCACAATTTGCAGCGCTATTTCGCCGGCAAAGCTCCAGGCCGCAACGAGCCTTGCCCTTGCGGCAGCGGCAAGAAGCATAAGGCGTGCTGCGGTGCGATCTAA
- a CDS encoding sensor histidine kinase gives MTLLLLFLMGSALILFVTKARSPAAYWMACVLFGWFLSMSGLVLFLAKYGGFYFKVNRVLFFNEAIRNVLLHSPLQIGDISRMITIGRSVFIFGLLSLAITLYLNKPFKKLWKYIALNSLLPLLNIVFYDPVVYKWILNTVERKYTFVIGWVTRGWIVLSALVAFFLILRRYRNITIPWIKKQISFILLGLLGLNGFYFYLGFMGPLQVTDIRTYYVLYSDFSNFNPPLNLFEWYFSILFTGGVSLVSLLAIWRYTRVEKNMGKLDLRLERKLKTADMGTKIFTHALKNQLLTLQVLNKKMEQTARLREERSGADSQLLQQLEQSGAIIHHTLDRLDQLYKSFKTNFLQLRPVSAGAFMEELLGSLKGIPDSIRIEYEAPEDDPKILADAGHLSDALHNVIVNAVEAIDSQQGGRVRIEAYSEEKWLVIRMIDNGSGIEPEQLGEIFDPFYTSKNTNRNWGLGLSYTKQVVSGHFGYIDVTSAPGAGTTFQIFLPIYITD, from the coding sequence ATGACTCTTCTGCTGTTGTTCCTAATGGGGTCAGCCCTCATCTTGTTTGTCACCAAAGCCCGCAGCCCTGCCGCCTACTGGATGGCTTGCGTGCTGTTCGGCTGGTTTCTGAGCATGTCCGGGTTGGTCCTGTTTCTGGCCAAGTACGGCGGATTTTATTTCAAGGTCAATCGAGTATTGTTCTTTAATGAAGCGATCCGCAACGTGCTGCTGCACTCCCCGCTGCAAATCGGGGACATCAGCCGCATGATTACGATCGGGCGGTCCGTGTTTATTTTCGGTTTGCTCAGCCTTGCGATCACGCTTTATTTGAACAAGCCGTTCAAAAAATTATGGAAGTATATTGCGCTGAACAGCCTCCTTCCCCTCCTCAACATCGTGTTCTACGACCCCGTCGTTTATAAATGGATATTGAACACGGTCGAGCGAAAGTACACGTTCGTCATCGGCTGGGTCACCCGGGGGTGGATCGTATTATCGGCGCTGGTCGCCTTCTTTTTGATTTTGCGGAGATATCGAAACATCACGATTCCCTGGATCAAAAAACAAATCAGTTTTATTCTGCTCGGCCTGCTTGGGCTGAACGGATTTTATTTCTACCTCGGCTTCATGGGGCCTTTGCAGGTGACGGATATCCGGACCTATTATGTGCTTTACTCCGATTTTTCGAATTTTAATCCGCCGCTCAATTTGTTCGAATGGTATTTCAGCATCTTGTTTACGGGCGGCGTTTCGCTCGTCAGCCTGCTGGCCATCTGGCGTTATACAAGGGTCGAAAAAAATATGGGGAAGCTCGATTTGCGCCTGGAACGGAAACTCAAAACCGCCGACATGGGCACAAAAATTTTTACCCACGCCTTGAAAAACCAGCTCCTTACGCTGCAGGTGTTGAATAAAAAGATGGAACAAACGGCCAGGCTCAGGGAAGAGCGTTCCGGCGCCGATTCGCAGTTGCTCCAGCAACTCGAGCAGTCGGGAGCGATCATCCACCATACCCTGGACCGGCTCGACCAGCTGTACAAGTCGTTCAAAACGAATTTTCTCCAGCTGCGGCCCGTTTCCGCAGGCGCTTTTATGGAGGAACTGCTCGGCAGTCTCAAAGGGATACCCGATTCGATTCGCATCGAATACGAAGCGCCGGAGGACGACCCGAAAATATTGGCGGATGCCGGCCACCTGTCCGACGCCCTTCACAATGTTATCGTCAATGCCGTCGAGGCCATCGACAGCCAACAGGGAGGACGGGTGCGGATTGAAGCGTATTCCGAGGAAAAGTGGCTGGTCATTCGGATGATCGATAACGGCAGCGGAATCGAGCCGGAGCAGCTGGGGGAGATCTTCGACCCCTTTTACACCAGCAAAAACACGAATCGCAATTGGGGGCTGGGCCTCTCCTACACCAAGCAGGTCGTTAGCGGCCACTTCGGCTATATCGACGTAACCAGCGCTCCCGGAGCCGGAACGACGTTTCAGATATTTTTGCCGATCTATATCACCGATTAA
- a CDS encoding response regulator transcription factor, producing MQKQPGSMIIRVLVVEDFDILNEHFRLMVDTAEDMELVGHAFSGKAACDMVERLKPDVVLMDIEMDFKHDGILAAKKTIQTYPDVRIIFLTVHEDDETVFSAFDSGAVDYVLKTAEEHEILDSIRMAYNGSSPIRPEIAYKIRNEFRRIRHNQESLLDSINVLSQLTPTEMEIIDLLLKHKKISEIAAERQVEMSTIKSQINILLKKFNKSRTKEIVNLINEMGAVPFFRQVNKGDRAAR from the coding sequence ATGCAAAAACAACCCGGATCAATGATCATTCGCGTTCTCGTCGTCGAGGATTTCGACATTCTGAACGAGCATTTCCGTTTGATGGTGGACACCGCGGAAGACATGGAGCTCGTCGGCCACGCCTTCAGCGGCAAAGCCGCCTGCGATATGGTCGAGCGGCTTAAGCCGGATGTCGTGCTTATGGACATCGAAATGGATTTCAAGCACGACGGCATCCTCGCCGCCAAAAAAACGATTCAGACGTATCCGGACGTGCGGATCATTTTTTTGACCGTACACGAGGACGATGAAACGGTGTTCAGCGCCTTCGATTCCGGGGCGGTGGATTATGTGCTGAAAACCGCGGAGGAACACGAGATCCTGGACAGCATCCGCATGGCCTACAACGGCTCGTCTCCGATCCGCCCGGAAATCGCTTATAAAATCAGAAACGAGTTCAGGCGCATCCGCCATAACCAGGAGTCGCTGCTGGATTCCATCAATGTTTTATCCCAGTTGACCCCGACGGAAATGGAAATCATCGATTTGCTGCTAAAACACAAAAAGATCTCCGAAATCGCCGCCGAACGTCAAGTCGAAATGTCGACGATCAAATCGCAGATCAATATTTTGCTCAAAAAATTCAACAAGTCGCGGACGAAGGAAATCGTCAACCTGATCAACGAGATGGGAGCCGTTCCGTTTTTCCGCCAAGTGAACAAAGGGGACAGGGCCGCCCGCTAA
- a CDS encoding aliphatic sulfonate ABC transporter substrate-binding protein, translated as MKKVSVLMMASLLGLTLIASACSSGQAGTGAGTGAGTGAGTENQPPGASGETPAINVAYMPDMHGATPIVIGEEKGFFEEAGIKVNAVKFLSGPPEFQAMASGDIDIAYIGPGATFLAAQGQGKIITVDSLNTGDAVLTRADSGIDSWADLKGKTVGVPKGTSGEMILNLGLKSASLKPEDVNIMNMDVAGAVSAFVSKKVDAVAIWSPYTAEIEKQVGKENIKVLGNNETFFPDYVFPQSWVVRPAFLEEHPDLVEKFLSAFSKANDYRIANLEEAVKLTSEFTQVPEDSLSMQIETTQWLTTEEMVKHFEDNTVYTWFESLESLFVDNGKMTEVVPAEQFVSKDTFLNAVKK; from the coding sequence ATGAAAAAAGTAAGCGTTTTAATGATGGCATCGCTGCTCGGTCTGACGCTGATCGCCTCGGCTTGTTCATCCGGGCAAGCGGGAACGGGCGCGGGAACAGGCGCGGGAACAGGCGCTGGAACTGAAAATCAACCGCCGGGGGCATCGGGCGAGACGCCCGCGATCAACGTAGCGTATATGCCGGATATGCACGGCGCAACGCCGATCGTCATCGGCGAAGAGAAGGGCTTCTTCGAAGAAGCGGGAATTAAAGTCAATGCGGTGAAATTCTTGAGCGGTCCGCCGGAGTTTCAGGCGATGGCTTCGGGCGACATCGACATCGCGTATATCGGTCCCGGAGCAACGTTTCTCGCCGCCCAAGGCCAAGGCAAAATCATCACCGTCGACAGCCTGAATACGGGTGATGCCGTGCTGACCAGAGCCGATTCCGGCATCGACAGCTGGGCGGATCTGAAAGGAAAAACGGTCGGCGTGCCGAAAGGAACGTCCGGCGAGATGATCCTGAACCTGGGACTCAAGTCCGCCTCGCTTAAACCCGAAGACGTTAATATCATGAATATGGACGTGGCCGGAGCCGTATCCGCTTTCGTGTCCAAAAAAGTCGACGCGGTTGCGATCTGGTCCCCCTATACGGCCGAGATCGAAAAGCAAGTCGGAAAAGAAAACATCAAAGTGCTGGGCAATAACGAGACGTTTTTCCCGGACTATGTGTTCCCGCAAAGCTGGGTGGTAAGGCCCGCGTTTTTGGAAGAGCATCCGGACCTGGTCGAGAAGTTTTTGAGCGCGTTCTCCAAAGCGAACGATTACCGCATCGCCAACCTGGAAGAAGCGGTCAAGCTCACCAGCGAATTCACGCAAGTGCCCGAAGATTCGTTAAGCATGCAAATCGAAACTACGCAGTGGTTGACGACGGAAGAGATGGTCAAGCATTTCGAGGACAACACGGTGTATACCTGGTTTGAAAGCCTGGAGAGTTTGTTCGTCGACAACGGCAAAATGACGGAAGTCGTTCCCGCGGAACAATTCGTCAGCAAAGATACTTTCCTGAATGCCGTGAAAAAATAA
- a CDS encoding ABC transporter ATP-binding protein: protein MNAIAEKTPKIEIDNLSKVYQGRSGPVTALQNTQLAIGQNEFVCVVGPSGCGKTTLLNIIAGLENATTGTVKVENRIVTGPGKERGVVFQQYALFPWKTVLKNVEFGLKLRGLGAKERRERAEKYLELVGLKDFANAYPKELSGGMKQRVAIARAYAVEPEVLLMDEPFGALDAQTRAQLQEELLKTWEKEKRTIFFITHDVEEAVILAQRVIIMSARPGRIKEMIDVDIPYPRTQETKLSDRFVEIKNEIWSKVYKEYMDVKK from the coding sequence ATGAACGCAATCGCGGAAAAGACGCCGAAAATCGAAATCGATAATCTGTCCAAAGTGTATCAGGGGCGATCCGGCCCTGTCACCGCCCTGCAAAACACGCAGCTTGCGATCGGCCAAAACGAATTCGTCTGCGTCGTCGGGCCCAGCGGCTGCGGCAAAACGACGCTGCTCAACATCATCGCCGGGCTTGAAAACGCAACGACCGGCACCGTAAAGGTGGAGAACCGGATCGTCACCGGCCCGGGCAAGGAACGGGGAGTCGTCTTCCAGCAGTACGCCTTGTTTCCCTGGAAAACCGTGCTGAAAAATGTGGAATTCGGCTTGAAGCTTAGAGGCTTGGGGGCCAAGGAGCGCAGAGAGCGAGCCGAAAAGTATCTGGAGCTGGTGGGGCTGAAAGACTTTGCCAACGCCTATCCGAAGGAACTGTCGGGGGGTATGAAGCAGCGGGTGGCGATTGCCAGAGCGTATGCCGTGGAGCCCGAAGTGCTGCTGATGGACGAGCCGTTCGGCGCCCTGGATGCGCAGACGCGGGCGCAGCTGCAGGAGGAACTGCTGAAAACGTGGGAGAAGGAAAAGCGCACCATCTTTTTTATCACGCACGACGTGGAAGAGGCGGTTATTCTGGCGCAGCGCGTCATTATTATGAGCGCAAGGCCGGGCCGGATCAAGGAAATGATCGATGTCGACATTCCATACCCGCGGACGCAGGAAACCAAATTGTCGGACCGCTTCGTCGAAATCAAAAACGAGATTTGGTCGAAGGTTTACAAAGAATATATGGATGTCAAAAAATAA
- a CDS encoding ABC transporter permease, with protein sequence MTTKTTKIESQAVRQAEGPRKTWSQIPGGVIILLSFAVGIAFWALISRIPSVGAIVSDPVTIVKTFIQELSSGRLWTNIYASLFRVLGGFVLGLAAAIPVAFLMGWYKPVRMIVEPWIQFFRTIPPIALIPLVIVVQGVGEGAKLSIIFVATFLVMVISIFQGVVSVDPTLIKAAKVLGAGDKDIFFEVVVPASFPYILVGVRLGLASAWTTLVAAELTGANKGIGNMIMEAGLYFRMDIIILGIIIIGIIGLAMDKVVLFLEKKLTGWQELRKS encoded by the coding sequence ATGACGACAAAAACAACCAAAATCGAAAGCCAAGCCGTCCGGCAGGCGGAGGGCCCCCGGAAGACCTGGAGCCAAATTCCGGGCGGTGTGATCATCCTGTTGTCCTTCGCCGTTGGAATCGCCTTTTGGGCGCTCATCTCCAGAATTCCGTCGGTCGGAGCGATCGTATCCGACCCGGTTACGATCGTGAAAACCTTTATACAGGAGCTTTCCAGCGGCAGGCTGTGGACCAATATTTATGCCAGTCTGTTTCGGGTTCTGGGCGGGTTTGTGCTGGGACTGGCGGCGGCCATCCCCGTCGCTTTCCTGATGGGCTGGTACAAGCCGGTCCGCATGATCGTCGAGCCGTGGATTCAGTTTTTCCGCACGATTCCCCCGATCGCGCTGATTCCGCTGGTCATTGTCGTCCAGGGCGTGGGCGAGGGGGCGAAGCTGTCGATCATTTTCGTCGCGACCTTCCTGGTTATGGTGATTTCGATCTTTCAGGGCGTCGTGAGCGTGGATCCTACGCTGATCAAGGCGGCGAAAGTGCTGGGCGCGGGCGACAAAGACATTTTCTTCGAAGTCGTGGTCCCCGCCTCGTTCCCCTATATTCTGGTCGGCGTGCGCTTAGGGTTGGCCAGCGCCTGGACGACGCTGGTTGCGGCGGAACTGACCGGAGCGAACAAGGGAATCGGCAACATGATCATGGAAGCGGGCTTGTACTTCCGCATGGACATTATCATCCTGGGCATTATCATCATCGGGATCATCGGTCTGGCCATGGACAAAGTCGTTTTGTTCCTGGAGAAAAAACTAACGGGTTGGCAGGAGTTGAGAAAATCATGA
- a CDS encoding sulfatase family protein, protein MRIIYFDIDSLRPDHMGCYGYERNTTPHIDRIAAEGARFNGCYTASSPCVPSRASFMSGRFGINHGALTHWGPGCDFDYPDGDGHSRTVPFFTRYLREAGYKTVTFSSFGDRHHAWWYFAGWNEVHTHSLKEGNEDAHEVNAAVIPWIKAHAHEENFFLHIQYWDPHTMYTYPKEYADQWKDVPAKAFPDAATIEKHQADRFPRSAALLHTASRIPETMPERIRDREDFIRLIDGYDGGISYMDRCIGEIMETLREMGIEDEVCFVISADHAESFGEHGIYMEHANASESVHHIPLIIKAPGVTKPGTIADGLAYNVDVIATITDMVGLPVPEGWDGQSFLPALKGEAWPGRDHLVMDHALYACQRAVRDKKWYYMRTYHEGLYRYDPVALYNMENDPYQTANVAGEHPDVVREMDHRLMNWLHEHAGKPGGKTDPLQKVIRTGPFKYVTVSQWVKRLHDEGYYEDAKELAAKYSHETLESAYGSA, encoded by the coding sequence GTGAGAATTATTTATTTTGATATCGATTCGCTCCGGCCCGACCATATGGGGTGCTACGGATACGAAAGAAACACGACGCCGCACATCGACCGGATCGCGGCGGAGGGGGCCCGCTTTAACGGTTGCTACACCGCGTCGTCGCCTTGCGTGCCTTCGCGGGCCAGCTTTATGTCGGGACGTTTCGGCATCAACCACGGGGCGCTGACCCACTGGGGGCCGGGCTGCGATTTCGATTATCCCGACGGGGACGGCCACAGCCGGACGGTTCCGTTTTTTACGCGTTATTTGCGCGAGGCCGGGTACAAGACGGTGACGTTTTCCTCCTTCGGCGACCGGCACCATGCCTGGTGGTATTTCGCCGGTTGGAACGAGGTGCACACCCATTCGCTGAAAGAAGGCAACGAAGATGCGCACGAGGTGAATGCGGCGGTTATTCCCTGGATCAAGGCGCATGCGCACGAGGAAAACTTTTTCCTCCATATCCAGTATTGGGACCCGCATACGATGTACACATATCCGAAGGAATATGCGGATCAGTGGAAGGACGTCCCGGCAAAAGCGTTTCCCGATGCCGCAACGATCGAAAAGCACCAGGCGGACCGGTTTCCGCGCTCGGCAGCTCTTCTGCATACGGCAAGCCGTATTCCGGAGACGATGCCCGAGCGAATCCGGGACCGGGAGGATTTCATCCGGCTGATCGACGGTTACGACGGCGGCATCAGCTACATGGACCGCTGCATCGGGGAGATCATGGAGACGCTGCGGGAGATGGGGATCGAGGATGAGGTATGCTTCGTCATCAGCGCGGATCACGCCGAATCGTTTGGCGAGCACGGCATTTACATGGAGCACGCCAACGCCTCGGAGTCGGTTCACCATATCCCGCTGATCATCAAGGCGCCCGGAGTGACGAAACCCGGCACGATCGCGGACGGGCTTGCCTACAACGTGGACGTGATCGCCACGATTACCGACATGGTCGGTTTGCCGGTACCGGAAGGCTGGGACGGCCAGTCGTTCCTCCCCGCTTTGAAGGGCGAAGCCTGGCCGGGCCGGGACCATCTGGTGATGGACCACGCCTTGTACGCTTGCCAGCGGGCGGTCAGGGACAAAAAATGGTACTATATGCGCACCTATCACGAGGGGCTTTACCGCTACGATCCCGTGGCGCTTTACAATATGGAAAACGACCCGTATCAGACGGCGAATGTCGCCGGCGAGCATCCGGACGTCGTCCGGGAAATGGATCACCGCCTGATGAACTGGCTGCATGAGCATGCGGGAAAACCGGGCGGCAAGACCGACCCGCTGCAAAAGGTGATCCGGACCGGACCGTTCAAATATGTCACCGTGAGCCAGTGGGTCAAGCGGCTGCATGACGAAGGGTACTACGAAGACGCCAAGGAGCTCGCGGCAAAGTATTCGCATGAAACGCTGGAATCGGCTTACGGCTCGGCATAA
- a CDS encoding FadR/GntR family transcriptional regulator, protein MAEHFSGSEKVPFSKILYNFILQKDYKSGDKLPTERELSEHFGVGRSSVREALSGLKALGIIEVRQGSGCYVKEINLASLLLPIQGQLYNKRILVEEIMETRVAIELEIIRLAVKRATPIMLDKIESYLTSVEQDSAQHFAFEQLLAEMAGNRILIMMQSLVHELWRDITSKGWRRRSMEISHQEHLDIFRSIKNRDLPSALTKMENHLLWGVKYFDEMNDPTQS, encoded by the coding sequence ATGGCTGAACATTTTTCCGGTTCAGAAAAAGTTCCGTTTTCTAAAATCTTATACAATTTTATCTTACAAAAAGATTATAAAAGCGGAGATAAACTTCCCACAGAACGGGAACTGTCGGAACACTTTGGCGTGGGGAGAAGTTCGGTTCGTGAGGCGTTAAGCGGATTGAAAGCATTAGGAATCATCGAGGTCCGGCAAGGATCGGGATGTTATGTGAAGGAAATCAATTTGGCATCGCTTCTGCTTCCGATCCAGGGACAACTTTACAATAAACGGATCCTTGTTGAAGAAATTATGGAAACAAGAGTGGCGATCGAGTTGGAAATTATCCGGCTGGCCGTAAAAAGGGCCACTCCCATCATGTTGGATAAAATTGAATCCTACTTAACCTCGGTTGAGCAAGATTCCGCCCAACATTTTGCCTTCGAACAATTGTTGGCCGAAATGGCGGGAAACCGTATATTAATCATGATGCAAAGTTTAGTCCATGAGCTTTGGCGCGATATCACAAGCAAGGGCTGGCGGCGTAGAAGCATGGAAATTAGCCATCAAGAACATCTGGATATTTTCCGCAGTATTAAAAACAGAGACTTGCCGTCTGCGCTCACAAAAATGGAAAACCATCTGTTGTGGGGCGTAAAATACTTTGATGAAATGAATGATCCGACGCAAAGCTAA